Proteins from one Salinispora arenicola genomic window:
- a CDS encoding PaaI family thioesterase: MSRSNDERWRSHFPMRERQGVSPSLLDRREAIAELGDALRDLVEQAAATEAPADQLRQVTANVRRATRPLTTHQRERARLPSADDLLDGVRMYNPVTGAGSGLAPPLRIDLVDGVAIGTCTLGLAFEGPPTYAHGGVSALLLDQLLGYVVSATGRAGMTIRLDTRYHAPIPLRTPLQMTGRVTAVNGRKSTAHGVITTVAQPGELLVEATGAFVAPRPDQSRRLFGAALHRSAADPVAE; encoded by the coding sequence ATGAGTAGGTCGAACGACGAGCGCTGGCGCAGCCACTTTCCGATGCGCGAACGGCAGGGCGTCAGTCCGTCACTGCTGGACCGGCGGGAGGCGATCGCCGAGTTGGGGGATGCCCTGCGTGACCTGGTCGAGCAGGCGGCCGCCACCGAGGCTCCGGCCGACCAACTCCGTCAGGTCACCGCCAACGTGCGTCGGGCAACTCGCCCGCTGACCACGCACCAGCGCGAGCGGGCGCGGTTGCCGAGTGCCGACGACCTGCTGGACGGAGTACGGATGTACAACCCGGTGACCGGTGCCGGCAGCGGCCTGGCGCCGCCACTGCGCATCGATCTCGTCGACGGGGTGGCAATCGGCACGTGCACACTCGGGCTGGCCTTCGAGGGGCCACCCACGTACGCCCACGGCGGGGTCAGCGCGCTGCTGCTCGACCAACTACTTGGCTATGTGGTCAGCGCGACCGGGCGTGCCGGAATGACGATCCGGCTGGACACCCGCTATCACGCCCCCATCCCGTTGCGAACCCCGCTGCAGATGACGGGCCGGGTGACCGCCGTGAACGGCCGCAAGAGCACCGCCCACGGAGTCATCACCACCGTGGCCCAACCGGGCGAACTGCTTGTCGAGGCGACCGGGGCGTTCGTCGCGCCACGGCCGGATCAATCCCGGCGGCTCTTCGGTGCGGCGCTGCACCGCAGTGCCGCCGACCCCGTCGCCGAGTAG
- the kstD gene encoding 3-oxosteroid 1-dehydrogenase translates to MTTVVEYDVVVVGAGAAGMVGALAAAKHGLRTVVVEKAAVYGGTTARSGAGIWVPNNEVLLDAGVPDTPTKAAEYLSAVVGDEVPASRLQAYLAAGPAMISFLLQHTPLRFAWMEGYPDYYPELPGGLPGGRSIEPQPLDANLLGAEYAALNGPYMATPPGTVVMDVDYKWLALIARHPRGLTTATEIVSRYLAAWIRGQKPITMGQALAGGLRAGLLAADVPVWLNTPLTELHVSAGRVAGVRVVRDGEEVLLTARRGVIVGSGGFEHNEAMRKQYQQAPIGTDWTVGAASNTGDGIQACAEIGAALELMDSAWWGPMIPLPTGPYFCLSERTLPGNIFVNSAGDRFVNEAAPYGDVVRVMYAQDAFPAWMITDQRYRNRYLFRDIPPLLPYPNEWYRSGALFRDWTIEGLAGKIGVPPAALCATVDRFNDLAAAGQDTDFHRGDSSYDHYYADPTNHPNPCLAALVLPPFYAMRIVPGDLGTNGGVRTDAQGRALRTDGSVIPGLYVAGNASAAVMGRGYAGAGSTLGPAMTFGYLAALDIAGSSGE, encoded by the coding sequence ATGACGACCGTGGTCGAGTACGACGTAGTGGTGGTGGGTGCCGGCGCGGCGGGCATGGTGGGTGCGCTCGCGGCGGCGAAGCACGGTCTGCGGACCGTTGTCGTGGAGAAAGCCGCTGTCTACGGTGGCACCACCGCCCGGTCCGGGGCGGGAATCTGGGTGCCCAACAACGAGGTGCTCCTGGACGCCGGAGTGCCGGACACTCCCACCAAGGCCGCCGAGTACCTGTCCGCAGTGGTCGGGGACGAGGTCCCCGCCTCGCGCCTGCAGGCATACCTTGCGGCTGGACCTGCCATGATCTCCTTCCTGTTACAGCACACGCCACTGCGGTTCGCCTGGATGGAGGGCTACCCCGACTACTACCCCGAGTTGCCGGGCGGTCTTCCCGGCGGTCGGTCGATCGAGCCGCAGCCCCTCGACGCCAATCTTCTCGGTGCGGAGTACGCCGCCCTGAACGGCCCCTACATGGCCACCCCGCCAGGGACCGTCGTCATGGATGTCGACTACAAGTGGCTTGCCCTCATCGCCCGCCATCCGCGCGGACTGACGACGGCCACCGAGATCGTCAGCCGCTACCTGGCAGCGTGGATCAGGGGACAGAAGCCGATCACGATGGGTCAGGCGCTGGCCGGAGGGCTGCGAGCCGGCCTGCTGGCCGCCGACGTACCGGTCTGGCTGAACACCCCGCTGACCGAGCTACACGTCAGTGCGGGACGGGTCGCGGGGGTACGGGTAGTTCGCGACGGTGAGGAGGTGCTGCTCACCGCCCGGCGTGGCGTGATCGTCGGATCAGGAGGCTTCGAGCACAACGAGGCGATGCGCAAGCAGTATCAACAAGCCCCGATCGGTACGGACTGGACGGTCGGCGCCGCGTCGAACACCGGCGACGGGATTCAGGCGTGTGCCGAGATCGGCGCTGCTCTGGAGTTGATGGACAGCGCGTGGTGGGGTCCGATGATCCCGTTGCCGACCGGCCCCTACTTCTGTCTCTCGGAGCGCACGCTGCCGGGCAACATCTTCGTCAACTCGGCCGGGGACAGGTTCGTCAACGAGGCCGCCCCGTACGGCGACGTGGTACGGGTCATGTATGCGCAGGACGCCTTTCCGGCCTGGATGATCACAGACCAGCGGTACCGCAACCGCTACCTGTTCCGTGACATCCCGCCACTGCTGCCCTACCCGAACGAGTGGTACCGGTCCGGTGCCCTGTTCCGTGACTGGACCATCGAGGGTCTGGCCGGGAAGATCGGTGTACCGCCGGCAGCGCTGTGCGCCACCGTCGATCGTTTCAATGACCTCGCTGCGGCCGGCCAGGACACCGACTTCCATCGGGGTGACAGTAGCTACGACCACTACTACGCCGATCCGACAAACCACCCGAACCCCTGCCTGGCCGCACTGGTGTTGCCGCCGTTCTATGCCATGCGGATCGTCCCGGGTGATCTCGGCACCAATGGAGGGGTACGAACCGACGCCCAGGGCCGGGCGTTGCGTACGGACGGCTCGGTCATCCCCGGCCTCTACGTTGCCGGGAACGCAAGCGCCGCAGTGATGGGGCGCGGCTACGCCGGTGCGGGATCGACGCTCGGGCCGGCGATGACCTTCGGGTACCTGGCCGCGTTGGACATCGCCGGGTCGTCGGGTGAGTGA
- a CDS encoding synaptic vesicle VAT-1 family membrane protein → MRAVWITKSGGPEVLEVRESPDPQPDRGEVRIAVRACGLNFAEVMARQGLYPDAPKPPCVVGYEVAGVVDAVGAEVVGLEVGQRVLALVRFGGHADSVCVPASRVLPMPDGLGFTEGAALPVNYLTAYHMLFRVANLRPEARVLVHMAAGGVGIAVLQLCRTVPGVVTFGTASAAKHDVLREEGCTHPIDYRTEDYVTRVRELTDGEGLDLVLDSLGGRDWKRGMGLLRPVGQLVAYGFANLAAGERRRIRRLVGQITGVPLLTPLGMMDRNRTVSGVNLGQLWDRSDLLREELTALLDLWRTGAITPRIDHVYPFEDAAAAHRRIGERRNVGKVVLVP, encoded by the coding sequence ATGCGCGCTGTCTGGATCACCAAGTCGGGTGGGCCCGAGGTCCTTGAGGTACGGGAGAGCCCCGACCCACAGCCGGATCGCGGGGAGGTGCGCATCGCGGTCCGTGCCTGTGGATTGAACTTCGCGGAGGTCATGGCCCGGCAGGGGCTGTATCCGGACGCTCCGAAGCCACCCTGCGTGGTGGGGTACGAGGTGGCCGGCGTCGTCGATGCCGTCGGCGCCGAGGTCGTCGGCCTCGAGGTGGGACAACGGGTACTGGCCCTGGTGCGGTTCGGTGGCCACGCGGACAGCGTATGCGTGCCCGCCTCCCGAGTGCTGCCGATGCCGGACGGTCTCGGCTTCACCGAGGGAGCCGCACTGCCAGTCAACTACCTGACGGCCTACCACATGCTCTTCCGGGTGGCGAACCTCCGTCCCGAGGCCCGCGTCCTGGTCCACATGGCCGCGGGTGGGGTCGGCATCGCGGTACTCCAGCTGTGCCGCACGGTACCGGGCGTGGTCACCTTCGGCACGGCTTCGGCCGCCAAACACGACGTGCTCCGCGAGGAGGGCTGCACCCATCCCATCGACTACCGCACCGAGGACTACGTCACCCGCGTACGGGAGCTCACCGACGGCGAGGGGCTGGACCTTGTCCTGGACTCCCTGGGCGGCCGTGACTGGAAGCGGGGTATGGGTCTGCTCCGGCCGGTCGGGCAACTCGTCGCGTACGGCTTCGCCAACCTGGCCGCGGGTGAGCGGCGCCGCATTCGCCGGCTCGTCGGCCAGATCACCGGCGTGCCCCTGCTGACACCGTTGGGGATGATGGACCGCAACCGCACGGTCAGTGGCGTCAATCTGGGACAGCTGTGGGATCGCTCCGACCTGCTGCGTGAGGAACTGACGGCGCTTCTGGACCTGTGGCGCACCGGCGCGATCACACCTCGCATCGACCACGTGTATCCGTTCGAGGACGCCGCGGCGGCGCACCGCCGGATCGGTGAACGTCGCAACGTCGGAAAGGTCGTCCTCGTCCCCTGA